Proteins found in one Ptychodera flava strain L36383 chromosome 16, AS_Pfla_20210202, whole genome shotgun sequence genomic segment:
- the LOC139152645 gene encoding titin homolog isoform X3: MMIMEKVESRSPTTRPSTIRWRDPDVEEEHDNRFVSPLESQAQSQKVYGENSKLTDLSADVEIRSPVEHKRQNGVPENVFVAPVISRETSKLRTPGFQIQSRNSLRSRARPRKSFEPTPFLSVDNLPAGTTVSTDHERTVKTSGKPRRTPRKPKQIEKPQTADPYFSFGRGTISPPRSPRPVTTPSVQGFMTPIEFYNVYKKKKGELKKGKLRALSRASSQTSSPSTLAGPPTLWSLGNRYWPKPVQYVSENPVPPLYAADPANRKPNTQVMQPFKHGPNVSEEIESMERAPSPSQEMKEMTAIGILEVSRTFARQRAPVVVKKSGRLLKARLKPLQDFKQEGPTIYQCRGVIAQKRDHSASQVRMLQRKKELLAQLKMKDIKFERLKTQESIHRTSIASEQDLVERDHDFMNGETQIWVNKLSEYPLEESEADEENQNIPPNGLTSDVSQSEIVQSSETQDPGATSETQDGGEETKLVHGLQETENDAEAVSKETDVAKEEEMKDGTVDDVQVKDNAADGIQDGKDEMIVAKQQHDVSEQPDAEEPDKIVSSEDQVSEPTNVEVTDERKDTTEKQAEVNEQLLASDDAKTVETKQDGDVKEVATPEDERRVTTLENIEERTEASSQCESSKRSPSQGDSVSDKAERIQKDESQGDETVEKIASPDNNEVQTVGVTETELANEDSKSPEQGNTADFMPDSQTTAEKPDETAPPQAAQVNKETEPVAETEVTADTSAAKPIQEVNKTEVPEDSSATESSQEVDKTQVTTESSVTEPSQEVDKTQVTADNTVTEPSQEVDKTQASADTSVPEPISVVDKTQAPADRSATNDSQEVDKIQSPEVMGEIGQNDVKVVIEKTVVETSQEIISEQTGKDGTVQTTPNSAGDKPLDTQNSALKVQNSGQREQSTETENVETEEKGIKKEKQQEPEDADESGNQDNKHPEDKKDGNDPGGAGSGGGGGDAGGAGDGGSHGNSDGSQGGGGQGGGGNSGNDRDGNNDKRDNNGDKKDAETDEESKDSTQDEEEEASLKKPGAMKLSSDSDEYCDFCGLDSEMCVCPNSKVLMKSKRTAERQRDGKKEMTPKQNDEQKVSTHEMYMIELDKIEKALRDSNRILDTVSKTESGNTQVGRPRPSSAYLHSHTGHTYLPTVKGKKSSLMSSTASSRARQRPQSAKFHSDRKHSSKHQTHSTPTRPEEFSELDPSSELEKIVAEYKEMFGTPEAAYSFHQGDAGDDEFSFTSPVPNFIPETQRLWLDSTVNPEYSVEQYSRDLPRPSRSSRTSNQSHENLPSHDDVCDSGHVSEAVSLAGDKDEEEEMQIDAGFSELSLKTDDSLKQKMDIMESQTIGANVRDSPEKLTVVATTKTLSKARLNKTDISFPLAPFPPLSFRINAVPPVGKVYYFAYGADMNPNRMTTYIGRDIDHRLWGILFGFRLKFNKKGSDMEAGGFPNIECDSESSVEGCVYLLNHSELGSLDRFMGYPEHYTRVMLPVWMINCCSPSDLGIAQYCVPAVMYVAQDKWTHDDDCLQYDYSLSQCLKGSDLLSKSYRDHLSSLKHTNPLPPIPTTTVAS; the protein is encoded by the exons ATCATGAAAGGACTGTGAAAACCAGTGGTAAGCCAAGAAGAACTCcaagaaaaccaaaacaaattgaaaagccACAGACTGCAGATCCTTATTTCAGTTTTGGTAGAGGTACAATTTCACCTCCTAGATCACCCCGCCCTGTCACCACCCCATCCGTCCAGGGATTTATGACACCTATAGAATTCTACAATGTCTACAA GAAAAAGAAAGGTGAATTAAAGAAGGGAAAGCTAAGGGCTTTAAGTCGAGCCTCCAGTCAAACCTC atcacCCTCAACGTTGGCAGGGCCTCCAACTCTTTGGTCCCTGGGTAACAGATACTGGCCCAAACCTGTTCAGTATGTGTCTGAGAACCCTGTACCACCATTGTATGCCGCTGATCCAGCCAATCGGAAACCCAATACACAAGTCATGCAGCCATTCAAACATGGACCCAATGTGTCTGAGGAAATTGAATCAATG GAAAGAGCACCCTCCCCCAGTcaagaaatgaaagaaatgacagCCATTGGAATCCTGGAAGTTTCCAGAACTTTTGCCAGGCAGCGTGCGCCAGTGGTTGTCAAGAAGAGCGGACGGCTTCTCAAAGCTAG ACTCAAGCCCTTGCAAGATTTCAAACAGGAGGGACCTACCATTTACCAGTGTAGGGGAGTCATTGCACAGAAGAGGGACCACTCAGCAAGTCAGGTACGTATGCTTCAGAGGAAGAAGGAACTCTTGGCACAGCTGAAGATGAAAGACATCAAATTCGAACGTCTGAAAACTCAAGAGTCAATTCACAGGACCAGCATTGCTTCAGAACAAGATTTAGTGGAGAGAGATCATGATTTTAT GAACGGTGAAACCCAAATTTGGGTGAATAAACTGTCTGAGTATCCTTTAGAGGAGTCAGAAGCTGATGAAGAAAACCAGAACATCCCTCCAAATGGTTTGACCAGTGATGTGAGTCAGTCAGAGATTGTGCAAAGCAGTGAAACACAGGACCCTGGTGCCACAAGTGAAACACAAGATGGTGGAGAGGAGACCAAACTTGTGCACGGTCTCCAGGAAACAGAAAATGATGCTGAAGCTGTTTCAAAGGAGACAGATGTGGCTAAAGAGGAGGAAATGAAGGATGGAACTGTGGATGATGTTCAAGTTAAAGACAATGCCGCTGATGGAATTCAAGATGGAAAGGATGAAATGATAGTTGCCAAGCAACAGCATGATGTCAGCGAGCAACCTGATGCTGAGGAGCCTGACAAGATAGTGAGTTCTGAAGATCAGGTATCTGAACCGACAAATGTTGAAGTTACAGATGAACGAAAAGATACAACAGAAAAACAGGCAGAGGTCAACGAACAGCTGTTGGCCTCTGATGATGCCAAGACCGTTGAAACTAAGCAGGATGGAGATGTGAAAGAGGTAGCAACGCCTGAGGATGAAAGAAGAGTGACAACTCTGGAAAACATTGAGGAACGGACTGAAGCAAGCAGTCAATGTGAAAGCAGTAAAAGAAGTCCTAGCCAAGGAGATAGTGTGAGTGATAAAGCTGAGAGAATTCAAAAAGATGAAAGTCAAGGAGATGAGACTGTAGAGAAGATAGCATCTCCTGACAATAACGAAGTACAAACAGTGGGAGTTACAGAAACTGAACTGGCTAATGAAGATTCTAAAAGCCCAGAACAGGGAAATACAGCAGATTTTATGCCTGACAGTCAAACCACTGCGGAAAAGCCAGATGAAACAGCGCCACCACAGGCAGCACAAGTCAACAAAGAAACAGAACCGGTGGCAGAGACTGAAGTCACTGCAGACACTAGTGCTGCAAAACCTATTCAGGAGGTTAACAAAACAGAAGTTCCCGAAGACAGTAGTGCCACTGAATCTAGCCAGGAGGTTGACAAAACACAAGTCACTACAGAAAGCAGTGTCACTGAACCCAGCCAAGAGGTCGACAAAACACAAGTGACTGCTGACAATACTGTCACTGAACCTAGCCAGGAGGTTGACAAAACACAGGCCTCTGCAGACACTAGTGTCCCTGAACCTATCTCTGTCGTCGACAAAACGCAAGCCCCTGCAGACAGAAGTGCCACAAATGATAGCCAGGAGGTTGACAAAATTCAAAGTCCAGAAGTTATGGGTGAGATTGGTCAGAATGATGTCAAAGTTGTGATTGAGAAAACTGTTGTAGAAACATCCCAAGAAATTATCAGTGAACAAACAGGGAAGGATGGTACAGTACAAACTACTCCTAATAGCGCTGGTGATAAACCATTAGATACCCAAAACTCTGCATTAAAAGTACAGAATAGTGGACAGAGGGAGCAAAGCACAGAAACAGAAAATGTGGAAACTGAAGAGAAaggaattaaaaaagaaaaacagcagGAACCAGAAGATGCTGATGAAAGTGGTAACCAGGACAACAAGCATCCTGAGGACAAAAAGGATGGGAATGATCCAGGTGGGGCTGgcagtggtggtggtggtggtgatgctgGTGGTGCCGGGGATGGTGGTTCCCATGGCAACAGTGATGGGTCTCAGGGTGGGGGTGGACAGGGTGGAGGAGGAAACAGTGGGAATGACAGAGATGGCAATAATGATAAGAGAGACAATAATGGGGATAAAAAAGATGCAGAAACTGATGAGGAAAGTAAAGATTCAACTCAAGATGAAGAGGAGGAAGCGTCTTTGAAAAAACCTGGTGCTATGAAACTTTCATCGGACTCAGATGAATATTGCGACTTTTGTGGTTTGGACTCAgaaatgtgtgtgtgtccaAACAGCAAGGTTTTGATGAAGTCAAAACGGACTGCTGAAAGACAGAGAGATGGCAAGAAAGAAATGACGCCAAAACAAAATGATGAGCAGAAAGTTAGTACACATGAGATGTACATGATTGAGCTGGATAAAATTGAGAAGGCTCTGAGAGATTCAAACAGAATTTTGGACACTGTGAGTAAAACAGAAAGTGGAAATACTCAAGTTGGAAGGCCCAGACCAAGCAGTGCATATTTACATAGTCACACCGGACACACCTACTTGCCAACAGTCAAAGGCAAAAAGTCATCTCTAATGTCTTCCACTGCAAGCTCAAGAGCTCGTCAAAGACCACAGTCTGCAAAATTCCACTCTGATAGGAAGCACAGTTCCAAGCATCAGACGCATTCCACTCCTACAAGACCAGAGGAGTTTTCAGAACTTGACCCAAGCTCAGAACTGGAGAAAATTGTTGCTGAGTACAAGGAGATGTTTGGAACACCAGAGGCAGCATATTCATTCCATCAAGGTGATGCTGGAGATGATGAATTCTCCTTTACATCACCTGTGCCAAACTTCATTCCAGAGACTCAAAGACTATGGCTTGATTCCACTGTGAACCCAGAGTATTCTGTTGAACAGTATTCCAGAGATCTTCCAAGGCCATCCCGGTCTTCAAGAACTTCCAACCAATCACATGAGAATCTACCATCACATGATGATGTATGTGACAGTGGGCATGTCAGTGAAGCTGTGTCATTGGCTGGAGACAAGGACGAAGAGGAGGAGATGCAAATTGATGCTGGATTTTCAGAGTTGTCCCTGAAGACAGATGACAGTCTGAAG CAGAAGATGGACATTATGGAATCACAAACCATTGGAGCAAATGTCAG gGACTCGCCAGAGAAGTTGACTGTTGTCGCCACAACCAAGACATTATCAAAAGCAAG ATTGAATAAAACTGACATCTCTTTCCCATTGGCTCCGTTCCCTCCTCTGAGTTTCCGTATCAACGCTGTTCCACCTGTCGGCAAAGTCTATTACTTTGCCTATGGTGCTGACATGAACCCAAACAG AATGACTACATACATAGGACGTGACATTGACCACCGTCTCTGGGGGATCTTGTTTGGCTTCCGTCTGAAATTTAACAAGAAAGGTTCGGATATGGAAGCTGGTGGATTCCCTAACATAGAGTGTGATTCTGAGAGTTCTGTGGAAGGCTGTGTGTATCTATTGAATCACAGTGAACTTGGCAGTCTGGATAGATTCATGGGATACCCAGAG CACTACACCCGTGTGATGTTACCAGTCTGGATGATCAATTGCTGTAGTCCCAGTGATCTAGGGATAGCACAGTATTGTGTACCAGCTGTTATGTATGTTGCTCAGGACAAGTGGACACACGATG atGATTGTCTGCAGTATGATTACAGTCTGAGTCAGTGCTTGAAAGGGTCTGATCTTCTCTCTAAGTCGTACAGAGATCACCTGAGTTCACTGAAACACACAAACCCTCTTCCACCAATTCCAACAACGACAGTTGCCAGTTGA
- the LOC139152645 gene encoding titin homolog isoform X1 produces MMIMEKVESRSPTTRPSTIRWRDPDVEEEHDNRFVSPLESQAQSQKVYGENSKLTDLSADVEIRSPVEHKRQNGVPENVFVAPVISRETSKLRTPGFQIQSRNSLRSRARPRKSFEPTPFLSVDNLPAGTTVSTDHERTVKTSGKPRRTPRKPKQIEKPQTADPYFSFGRGTISPPRSPRPVTTPSVQGFMTPIEFYNVYKKKKGELKKGKLRALSRASSQTSNHSRHSFRSPSTLAGPPTLWSLGNRYWPKPVQYVSENPVPPLYAADPANRKPNTQVMQPFKHGPNVSEEIESMERAPSPSQEMKEMTAIGILEVSRTFARQRAPVVVKKSGRLLKARLKPLQDFKQEGPTIYQCRGVIAQKRDHSASQVRMLQRKKELLAQLKMKDIKFERLKTQESIHRTSIASEQDLVERDHDFMNGETQIWVNKLSEYPLEESEADEENQNIPPNGLTSDVSQSEIVQSSETQDPGATSETQDGGEETKLVHGLQETENDAEAVSKETDVAKEEEMKDGTVDDVQVKDNAADGIQDGKDEMIVAKQQHDVSEQPDAEEPDKIVSSEDQVSEPTNVEVTDERKDTTEKQAEVNEQLLASDDAKTVETKQDGDVKEVATPEDERRVTTLENIEERTEASSQCESSKRSPSQGDSVSDKAERIQKDESQGDETVEKIASPDNNEVQTVGVTETELANEDSKSPEQGNTADFMPDSQTTAEKPDETAPPQAAQVNKETEPVAETEVTADTSAAKPIQEVNKTEVPEDSSATESSQEVDKTQVTTESSVTEPSQEVDKTQVTADNTVTEPSQEVDKTQASADTSVPEPISVVDKTQAPADRSATNDSQEVDKIQSPEVMGEIGQNDVKVVIEKTVVETSQEIISEQTGKDGTVQTTPNSAGDKPLDTQNSALKVQNSGQREQSTETENVETEEKGIKKEKQQEPEDADESGNQDNKHPEDKKDGNDPGGAGSGGGGGDAGGAGDGGSHGNSDGSQGGGGQGGGGNSGNDRDGNNDKRDNNGDKKDAETDEESKDSTQDEEEEASLKKPGAMKLSSDSDEYCDFCGLDSEMCVCPNSKVLMKSKRTAERQRDGKKEMTPKQNDEQKVSTHEMYMIELDKIEKALRDSNRILDTVSKTESGNTQVGRPRPSSAYLHSHTGHTYLPTVKGKKSSLMSSTASSRARQRPQSAKFHSDRKHSSKHQTHSTPTRPEEFSELDPSSELEKIVAEYKEMFGTPEAAYSFHQGDAGDDEFSFTSPVPNFIPETQRLWLDSTVNPEYSVEQYSRDLPRPSRSSRTSNQSHENLPSHDDVCDSGHVSEAVSLAGDKDEEEEMQIDAGFSELSLKTDDSLKQKMDIMESQTIGANVRDSPEKLTVVATTKTLSKARLNKTDISFPLAPFPPLSFRINAVPPVGKVYYFAYGADMNPNRMTTYIGRDIDHRLWGILFGFRLKFNKKGSDMEAGGFPNIECDSESSVEGCVYLLNHSELGSLDRFMGYPEHYTRVMLPVWMINCCSPSDLGIAQYCVPAVMYVAQDKWTHDDDCLQYDYSLSQCLKGSDLLSKSYRDHLSSLKHTNPLPPIPTTTVAS; encoded by the exons ATCATGAAAGGACTGTGAAAACCAGTGGTAAGCCAAGAAGAACTCcaagaaaaccaaaacaaattgaaaagccACAGACTGCAGATCCTTATTTCAGTTTTGGTAGAGGTACAATTTCACCTCCTAGATCACCCCGCCCTGTCACCACCCCATCCGTCCAGGGATTTATGACACCTATAGAATTCTACAATGTCTACAA GAAAAAGAAAGGTGAATTAAAGAAGGGAAAGCTAAGGGCTTTAAGTCGAGCCTCCAGTCAAACCTC CAACCACAGCCGGCATTCCTTCAG atcacCCTCAACGTTGGCAGGGCCTCCAACTCTTTGGTCCCTGGGTAACAGATACTGGCCCAAACCTGTTCAGTATGTGTCTGAGAACCCTGTACCACCATTGTATGCCGCTGATCCAGCCAATCGGAAACCCAATACACAAGTCATGCAGCCATTCAAACATGGACCCAATGTGTCTGAGGAAATTGAATCAATG GAAAGAGCACCCTCCCCCAGTcaagaaatgaaagaaatgacagCCATTGGAATCCTGGAAGTTTCCAGAACTTTTGCCAGGCAGCGTGCGCCAGTGGTTGTCAAGAAGAGCGGACGGCTTCTCAAAGCTAG ACTCAAGCCCTTGCAAGATTTCAAACAGGAGGGACCTACCATTTACCAGTGTAGGGGAGTCATTGCACAGAAGAGGGACCACTCAGCAAGTCAGGTACGTATGCTTCAGAGGAAGAAGGAACTCTTGGCACAGCTGAAGATGAAAGACATCAAATTCGAACGTCTGAAAACTCAAGAGTCAATTCACAGGACCAGCATTGCTTCAGAACAAGATTTAGTGGAGAGAGATCATGATTTTAT GAACGGTGAAACCCAAATTTGGGTGAATAAACTGTCTGAGTATCCTTTAGAGGAGTCAGAAGCTGATGAAGAAAACCAGAACATCCCTCCAAATGGTTTGACCAGTGATGTGAGTCAGTCAGAGATTGTGCAAAGCAGTGAAACACAGGACCCTGGTGCCACAAGTGAAACACAAGATGGTGGAGAGGAGACCAAACTTGTGCACGGTCTCCAGGAAACAGAAAATGATGCTGAAGCTGTTTCAAAGGAGACAGATGTGGCTAAAGAGGAGGAAATGAAGGATGGAACTGTGGATGATGTTCAAGTTAAAGACAATGCCGCTGATGGAATTCAAGATGGAAAGGATGAAATGATAGTTGCCAAGCAACAGCATGATGTCAGCGAGCAACCTGATGCTGAGGAGCCTGACAAGATAGTGAGTTCTGAAGATCAGGTATCTGAACCGACAAATGTTGAAGTTACAGATGAACGAAAAGATACAACAGAAAAACAGGCAGAGGTCAACGAACAGCTGTTGGCCTCTGATGATGCCAAGACCGTTGAAACTAAGCAGGATGGAGATGTGAAAGAGGTAGCAACGCCTGAGGATGAAAGAAGAGTGACAACTCTGGAAAACATTGAGGAACGGACTGAAGCAAGCAGTCAATGTGAAAGCAGTAAAAGAAGTCCTAGCCAAGGAGATAGTGTGAGTGATAAAGCTGAGAGAATTCAAAAAGATGAAAGTCAAGGAGATGAGACTGTAGAGAAGATAGCATCTCCTGACAATAACGAAGTACAAACAGTGGGAGTTACAGAAACTGAACTGGCTAATGAAGATTCTAAAAGCCCAGAACAGGGAAATACAGCAGATTTTATGCCTGACAGTCAAACCACTGCGGAAAAGCCAGATGAAACAGCGCCACCACAGGCAGCACAAGTCAACAAAGAAACAGAACCGGTGGCAGAGACTGAAGTCACTGCAGACACTAGTGCTGCAAAACCTATTCAGGAGGTTAACAAAACAGAAGTTCCCGAAGACAGTAGTGCCACTGAATCTAGCCAGGAGGTTGACAAAACACAAGTCACTACAGAAAGCAGTGTCACTGAACCCAGCCAAGAGGTCGACAAAACACAAGTGACTGCTGACAATACTGTCACTGAACCTAGCCAGGAGGTTGACAAAACACAGGCCTCTGCAGACACTAGTGTCCCTGAACCTATCTCTGTCGTCGACAAAACGCAAGCCCCTGCAGACAGAAGTGCCACAAATGATAGCCAGGAGGTTGACAAAATTCAAAGTCCAGAAGTTATGGGTGAGATTGGTCAGAATGATGTCAAAGTTGTGATTGAGAAAACTGTTGTAGAAACATCCCAAGAAATTATCAGTGAACAAACAGGGAAGGATGGTACAGTACAAACTACTCCTAATAGCGCTGGTGATAAACCATTAGATACCCAAAACTCTGCATTAAAAGTACAGAATAGTGGACAGAGGGAGCAAAGCACAGAAACAGAAAATGTGGAAACTGAAGAGAAaggaattaaaaaagaaaaacagcagGAACCAGAAGATGCTGATGAAAGTGGTAACCAGGACAACAAGCATCCTGAGGACAAAAAGGATGGGAATGATCCAGGTGGGGCTGgcagtggtggtggtggtggtgatgctgGTGGTGCCGGGGATGGTGGTTCCCATGGCAACAGTGATGGGTCTCAGGGTGGGGGTGGACAGGGTGGAGGAGGAAACAGTGGGAATGACAGAGATGGCAATAATGATAAGAGAGACAATAATGGGGATAAAAAAGATGCAGAAACTGATGAGGAAAGTAAAGATTCAACTCAAGATGAAGAGGAGGAAGCGTCTTTGAAAAAACCTGGTGCTATGAAACTTTCATCGGACTCAGATGAATATTGCGACTTTTGTGGTTTGGACTCAgaaatgtgtgtgtgtccaAACAGCAAGGTTTTGATGAAGTCAAAACGGACTGCTGAAAGACAGAGAGATGGCAAGAAAGAAATGACGCCAAAACAAAATGATGAGCAGAAAGTTAGTACACATGAGATGTACATGATTGAGCTGGATAAAATTGAGAAGGCTCTGAGAGATTCAAACAGAATTTTGGACACTGTGAGTAAAACAGAAAGTGGAAATACTCAAGTTGGAAGGCCCAGACCAAGCAGTGCATATTTACATAGTCACACCGGACACACCTACTTGCCAACAGTCAAAGGCAAAAAGTCATCTCTAATGTCTTCCACTGCAAGCTCAAGAGCTCGTCAAAGACCACAGTCTGCAAAATTCCACTCTGATAGGAAGCACAGTTCCAAGCATCAGACGCATTCCACTCCTACAAGACCAGAGGAGTTTTCAGAACTTGACCCAAGCTCAGAACTGGAGAAAATTGTTGCTGAGTACAAGGAGATGTTTGGAACACCAGAGGCAGCATATTCATTCCATCAAGGTGATGCTGGAGATGATGAATTCTCCTTTACATCACCTGTGCCAAACTTCATTCCAGAGACTCAAAGACTATGGCTTGATTCCACTGTGAACCCAGAGTATTCTGTTGAACAGTATTCCAGAGATCTTCCAAGGCCATCCCGGTCTTCAAGAACTTCCAACCAATCACATGAGAATCTACCATCACATGATGATGTATGTGACAGTGGGCATGTCAGTGAAGCTGTGTCATTGGCTGGAGACAAGGACGAAGAGGAGGAGATGCAAATTGATGCTGGATTTTCAGAGTTGTCCCTGAAGACAGATGACAGTCTGAAG CAGAAGATGGACATTATGGAATCACAAACCATTGGAGCAAATGTCAG gGACTCGCCAGAGAAGTTGACTGTTGTCGCCACAACCAAGACATTATCAAAAGCAAG ATTGAATAAAACTGACATCTCTTTCCCATTGGCTCCGTTCCCTCCTCTGAGTTTCCGTATCAACGCTGTTCCACCTGTCGGCAAAGTCTATTACTTTGCCTATGGTGCTGACATGAACCCAAACAG AATGACTACATACATAGGACGTGACATTGACCACCGTCTCTGGGGGATCTTGTTTGGCTTCCGTCTGAAATTTAACAAGAAAGGTTCGGATATGGAAGCTGGTGGATTCCCTAACATAGAGTGTGATTCTGAGAGTTCTGTGGAAGGCTGTGTGTATCTATTGAATCACAGTGAACTTGGCAGTCTGGATAGATTCATGGGATACCCAGAG CACTACACCCGTGTGATGTTACCAGTCTGGATGATCAATTGCTGTAGTCCCAGTGATCTAGGGATAGCACAGTATTGTGTACCAGCTGTTATGTATGTTGCTCAGGACAAGTGGACACACGATG atGATTGTCTGCAGTATGATTACAGTCTGAGTCAGTGCTTGAAAGGGTCTGATCTTCTCTCTAAGTCGTACAGAGATCACCTGAGTTCACTGAAACACACAAACCCTCTTCCACCAATTCCAACAACGACAGTTGCCAGTTGA